Proteins found in one Dryobates pubescens isolate bDryPub1 chromosome 1, bDryPub1.pri, whole genome shotgun sequence genomic segment:
- the THOC7 gene encoding THO complex subunit 7 homolog isoform X2, producing the protein MGAVTDDEVIRKRLLIDGDGAGDDRRINLLVKSFIKWCNSGSQEEGQYQRMLSTLSQCEFSMGKTLLVYDMNLREMENYEKIYKDIENSIAAAHEKISECKKQILQAKRIRKNRQEYDALAKVIQQHPDRHETLKQLEALGKELQHLSHIKENVEDKLELRRKQFHVLLSTIHELQQTLENDEKLSEAEESQETQMETETKQQM; encoded by the exons ATGGGGGCCGTGACCGACG ATGAAGTTATCCGCAAGCGACTTCTGATCGATGGCGATGGTGCTGGTGACGACAGACGGATCAATCTGCTAGTGAAGAGTTTTATTAAGTGGTGTAATTCTGGATCTCAAGAGGAAGg TCAGTACCAACGAATGCTGAGCACTTTATCCCAGTGTGAATTTTCAATGGGAAAAACTCTGCTGGTGTACGACATGAACCTGAGAGAGATGGAAAACTATGAAAAAATCTACAAGGATATAG aaaacagtATCGCTGCAGCACATGAGAAGATTTCTGAATGCAAAAAGCAAATCCTGCAAGCAAAAAGGATTCGGAAGAATCGCCAGG AATATGATGCATTGGCCAAAGTCATACAGCAGCATCCAGACAGACACGAAACACTGAA gcagctaGAAGCTTTGGGGAAAGAACTGCAACATCTTTCTCACATTAAAGAAAATGTTGAGGATAAG TTGGAGCTGAGAAGAAAGCAGTTCCACGTTCTCCTGAGCACTATCCATGAACTTCAGCAAACCTTAGAAA ATGATGAAAAGCTTTCAGAAGCTGAAGAATCTCAAGAAACACAGATGGAAACAGAGACCAAACAGCAGATGTAA
- the THOC7 gene encoding THO complex subunit 7 homolog isoform X1 — MGAVTDDEVIRKRLLIDGDGAGDDRRINLLVKSFIKWCNSGSQEEGYSQYQRMLSTLSQCEFSMGKTLLVYDMNLREMENYEKIYKDIENSIAAAHEKISECKKQILQAKRIRKNRQEYDALAKVIQQHPDRHETLKQLEALGKELQHLSHIKENVEDKLELRRKQFHVLLSTIHELQQTLENDEKLSEAEESQETQMETETKQQM; from the exons ATGGGGGCCGTGACCGACG ATGAAGTTATCCGCAAGCGACTTCTGATCGATGGCGATGGTGCTGGTGACGACAGACGGATCAATCTGCTAGTGAAGAGTTTTATTAAGTGGTGTAATTCTGGATCTCAAGAGGAAGg TTACAGTCAGTACCAACGAATGCTGAGCACTTTATCCCAGTGTGAATTTTCAATGGGAAAAACTCTGCTGGTGTACGACATGAACCTGAGAGAGATGGAAAACTATGAAAAAATCTACAAGGATATAG aaaacagtATCGCTGCAGCACATGAGAAGATTTCTGAATGCAAAAAGCAAATCCTGCAAGCAAAAAGGATTCGGAAGAATCGCCAGG AATATGATGCATTGGCCAAAGTCATACAGCAGCATCCAGACAGACACGAAACACTGAA gcagctaGAAGCTTTGGGGAAAGAACTGCAACATCTTTCTCACATTAAAGAAAATGTTGAGGATAAG TTGGAGCTGAGAAGAAAGCAGTTCCACGTTCTCCTGAGCACTATCCATGAACTTCAGCAAACCTTAGAAA ATGATGAAAAGCTTTCAGAAGCTGAAGAATCTCAAGAAACACAGATGGAAACAGAGACCAAACAGCAGATGTAA